A genomic stretch from Oleomonas cavernae includes:
- a CDS encoding DNA-binding transcriptional response regulator produces the protein MALLEGWGLKTAHAETTDGLGPALERLGGAADLVIADYRLADDVTGDDVIDEVARRQATPLAAIIVTGDTGPQRLRSLHGQAWPVLHKPVDPDELAKVTAALLAPAAPR, from the coding sequence GTGGCCCTGCTCGAGGGCTGGGGCCTCAAGACCGCCCATGCCGAAACCACCGACGGCCTCGGCCCGGCCCTGGAGCGGCTGGGCGGCGCCGCCGACCTGGTCATCGCCGATTATCGTCTGGCCGACGACGTCACCGGCGACGATGTCATCGACGAAGTGGCGCGGCGCCAGGCGACGCCGCTGGCCGCGATCATCGTCACCGGCGACACCGGGCCGCAGCGCCTGCGCAGCCTGCACGGCCAGGCCTGGCCGGTGCTGCACAAGCCGGTCGACCCCGACGAGCTGGCCAAGGTTACGGCGGCCCTGCTGGCCCCGGCGGCGCCCCGATAA